A stretch of DNA from Gimesia chilikensis:
CGACAGCTTTATCGATCGACTGCACAACCTCTCCGGTGGGAGTGGAATTAAAGTCGATGAGTTCGTCCAGTCGTTTGGGAATCAACTCGACTGCTAACTGGCTGGCTTTCTCTCCGGCACACTGTCCGCCCATACCGTCGGCAACCAGAAAATAATTCCGCGATTCATCAATGAAGAAATTATCTTCATTGTTCTCCCGGAAATTTCCCGTGATACTGACTTTGCCGTAACGAATTTCAACCATTAATGGGCCTGTATGTGCGTCGATGAAAAATCAAAAAGTGGCTACTCAATTCCGATGTCCGTAGGGGACACATGTGCGATTTCTGATAGTATCATAACATCTTTTTATGACGATGGAAATTTTAATAATGCCGTATCTGCTGGTTTTTTAGTGTCTTATGAAGCATTTCAGGGGCAGACCGTTTGCACCAGATCCCGGACTCCCAGGGTCGTGGCACAGATGAAGAGTTCACCTGCTTCAAAACCGGCACTGGTGCCGACCAGCCTGTTCTGGCTCTCGACCAGGCGGTAGACACGTTTCTTTTCTGGGGGAAACTGCGACTGATAGGCGCGAATCGATTCCAGCTTCTGGTCCATGGTCTCGGAAATATCGACCACGAACTGCCCGCTGCCTTCCGGGTAATTCAGTGAGCCGAAACCAAGGGGGTACCAGACCTGCTTCTGAATGGTATGCGGCTCCGTGTGGCTGAAGTGCTCATTCCATTTTGTCAGACGCGAATAGAACACTGCAGCGTCCGTGATTTGCATCGCCTGCCAGTGATCAGGGGAGGCCATGGGGGTTTTACCTGCCAGGCCCAGAACGACTTTGGGACGGTATTTGCGAAACAGCGTTGCCAGCGCGACACGATTTTCAAAACTGTCAAACAACCGCCGGTTGGTCAGTTCCAGGGTTTCCCGGACATGAATTCCCAGAATCTCTGCAGCCTTTCGGGCTTCCTCGAGACGGTGTTCCGGCCCGGGACTGAGAGGAGTGGGTTCACCATCAGTCAGGTCGATAA
This window harbors:
- a CDS encoding PIG-L family deacetylase, translated to MNVELPEPLDVIAVGAHPDDVEIACGGTLAKLVQQGYRVGIIDLTDGEPTPLSPGPEHRLEEARKAAEILGIHVRETLELTNRRLFDSFENRVALATLFRKYRPKVVLGLAGKTPMASPDHWQAMQITDAAVFYSRLTKWNEHFSHTEPHTIQKQVWYPLGFGSLNYPEGSGQFVVDISETMDQKLESIRAYQSQFPPEKKRVYRLVESQNRLVGTSAGFEAGELFICATTLGVRDLVQTVCP